One region of Flavobacterium pisciphilum genomic DNA includes:
- a CDS encoding tautomerase family protein produces the protein MPYIKIEITREGVTREQKQILIKGVTDLITQTLNKDPHLTHVVIQEIDLDDWGYAGQQGSVIREKALQTIKK, from the coding sequence ATGCCGTACATAAAAATTGAAATTACGCGAGAAGGCGTTACAAGAGAACAAAAACAAATCCTTATAAAAGGTGTAACCGATTTAATTACACAAACATTAAACAAAGATCCACATTTAACCCATGTAGTAATTCAGGAAATAGATCTTGATGATTGGGGATATGCTGGACAACAAGGGTCAGTAATAAGAGAAAAGGCTTTACAAACGATAAAAAAATA